One window of Microbacterium sediminis genomic DNA carries:
- a CDS encoding ABC transporter substrate-binding protein: protein MTLPRTLRSRAAAIALPTVGLLALAGCASGDGGNGGGDAGGDNTILVGTTDSVTHLDPAGSYDNGSLTLQTQVFPYLVNTAENSTEVVPDLAETAEFTGPNEYTVTLPEGLKWANGNDLTSSDVKFTFDRQLAIADPNGPSSLLFNLESVEAPDDTTVVFHLKSENDQTFPMVLTSFPGAIVDEESFAADAVTPDEDIVEANAFGGPYSITDYTFNELVELTPNENYQGLHEPAANDGVIINYYAESSNLKLAVQEGEVDVAYRSLSASDVADLSADENLAVHDGPGGEIRYIVFNFNTQPYGASTDEADPAKALAVRQAVASLIDREALSEDVYDGTYTPLYSYVPQGFAGAIEPLKDMYGDGDGGPSAEAAAQFLADAGIETPVPLALQYSPDHYGPSSADEYAMIEQQLEADGLFDVTLAGTEWVQYSDDRVNDVYPAYQLGWFPDYSDADNYLTPFFLQENFLVNHYDDQEVNDLILQQASTPDTAEREALIEQIQTLVAEDLSTVPYLQGAQVAVSAADVEGIVLDASFKLRMASLTR from the coding sequence ATGACACTCCCTCGCACGCTTCGCTCGCGCGCGGCCGCCATCGCTCTGCCGACCGTCGGCCTGCTCGCCCTCGCGGGCTGCGCCTCCGGTGACGGCGGCAACGGCGGCGGCGACGCCGGTGGCGACAACACGATCCTCGTCGGCACCACCGACTCGGTCACCCACCTCGACCCGGCCGGCTCGTACGACAACGGATCGCTCACGCTGCAGACGCAGGTGTTCCCGTACCTCGTGAACACGGCCGAGAACAGCACCGAGGTCGTGCCCGACCTCGCCGAGACGGCCGAGTTCACCGGCCCGAACGAGTACACGGTCACCCTGCCCGAGGGCCTGAAGTGGGCCAACGGCAACGACCTCACCTCGAGCGACGTGAAGTTCACCTTCGACCGCCAGCTCGCGATCGCCGACCCCAACGGCCCGTCGTCGCTGCTGTTCAACCTCGAGTCGGTCGAGGCCCCCGACGACACCACCGTCGTGTTCCACCTCAAGAGCGAGAACGACCAGACCTTCCCGATGGTCCTCACGTCGTTCCCCGGCGCGATCGTCGACGAGGAGTCGTTCGCGGCCGACGCCGTCACGCCCGACGAGGACATTGTCGAGGCGAACGCCTTCGGCGGCCCGTACTCGATCACCGACTACACGTTCAACGAGCTCGTCGAGCTGACCCCGAACGAGAACTACCAGGGTCTGCACGAGCCCGCCGCGAACGACGGCGTCATCATCAACTACTACGCGGAGTCGTCGAACCTGAAGCTCGCCGTGCAGGAGGGCGAGGTCGACGTGGCCTACCGCAGCCTCTCGGCCAGCGACGTCGCCGACCTCTCGGCCGACGAGAACCTCGCCGTGCACGACGGCCCCGGCGGCGAGATCCGCTACATCGTGTTCAACTTCAACACGCAGCCGTACGGCGCCTCCACCGACGAGGCCGACCCGGCCAAGGCCCTGGCCGTGCGTCAGGCGGTCGCGTCGCTGATCGACCGCGAGGCGCTCAGCGAGGACGTGTACGACGGCACCTACACGCCGCTGTACTCGTACGTGCCGCAGGGCTTCGCCGGCGCGATCGAGCCGCTGAAGGACATGTACGGCGACGGCGACGGCGGCCCCTCGGCCGAGGCGGCGGCGCAGTTCCTGGCCGACGCGGGCATCGAGACGCCCGTGCCGCTCGCGCTGCAGTACAGCCCCGACCACTACGGCCCGAGCTCGGCCGACGAGTACGCCATGATCGAGCAGCAGCTCGAGGCGGACGGCCTGTTCGACGTGACCCTCGCCGGCACGGAGTGGGTGCAGTACTCGGACGACCGCGTCAACGACGTCTACCCCGCGTACCAGCTCGGCTGGTTCCCGGACTACTCGGACGCCGACAACTACCTGACGCCGTTCTTCCTCCAGGAGAACTTCCTCGTCAACCACTACGACGACCAGGAGGTCAACGACCTGATCCTGCAGCAGGCGTCGACCCCGGACACCGCCGAGCGTGAGGCCCTCATCGAGCAGATCCAGACGCTCGTGGCCGAGGACCTCTCGACGGTGCCGTACCTCCAGGGCGCCCAGGTCGCGGTCAGCGCGGCCGACGTCGAGGGCATCGTGCTCGACGCGTCGTTCAAGCTGCGCATGGCGTCGCTCACCCGCTGA
- a CDS encoding aldehyde dehydrogenase family protein → MSDTITAAAVRTGLFIGGEERFTEETLTVADPAKPGVIVGEAASASPDDVAEAVASAKAAYSSWSSLTAPERAAIMAEAIQGIADERDEDAAILSQENGKVRFEAWVDALVFELRWNLALQLADEVDAGKVLEPAPGIPVTTEVAYKPLGVTTIIVPFNWPIAILGASLPHALLAGNTAIVKPPPSAPLATTRVVQRVAAKLPPGVLNVVTGRDENMSLLISNTDIAKVCFTGSVGGGKKMMEMASRSLTRVTLELGGNDAAVFAEDAILDDTHLDRLFAAIYDTTGQICMNAKRVYVHRSRLDELVAGLEERLRRTVLGYGLDEGTTMGPLHQPAQKAFVEDLIREAKDSGADVREFGELPGGDLEGGNFVRPALVIDPDPSLRVVTMEQFGPVIPIIPFDDEEQAIAAANNTWGGLCGSVWTASPETAKRIGERLVCGYVWVNDHGATRLDLRAPFGGMKQSGFGREQGIEGVRAFQDTHSIATIDPEALAAMAH, encoded by the coding sequence ATGTCTGACACCATCACGGCCGCGGCCGTGCGAACCGGACTGTTCATCGGGGGTGAGGAGCGGTTCACCGAGGAGACGCTGACGGTGGCCGATCCCGCGAAACCCGGCGTCATCGTCGGCGAGGCCGCCAGCGCCTCGCCGGACGACGTGGCCGAGGCCGTCGCGAGCGCGAAGGCGGCGTACTCGTCGTGGTCGTCGCTCACCGCGCCGGAGCGCGCGGCGATCATGGCCGAGGCGATCCAGGGCATCGCGGACGAGCGCGACGAGGATGCCGCGATCCTGTCGCAGGAGAACGGCAAGGTCCGCTTCGAGGCGTGGGTCGACGCGCTCGTGTTCGAGCTGCGCTGGAACCTCGCGCTGCAGCTGGCCGACGAGGTCGACGCGGGCAAGGTGCTCGAGCCGGCGCCGGGGATCCCCGTCACGACGGAGGTCGCCTACAAGCCCCTCGGCGTCACGACGATCATCGTGCCGTTCAACTGGCCGATCGCGATCCTCGGCGCCTCGCTCCCCCACGCGCTGCTCGCCGGGAACACCGCCATCGTGAAGCCGCCGCCCTCGGCGCCGCTGGCCACGACCCGCGTGGTGCAGCGCGTCGCGGCGAAGCTGCCGCCCGGTGTGCTCAACGTCGTCACGGGCCGCGACGAGAACATGTCGCTGCTCATCTCGAACACCGACATCGCGAAGGTGTGCTTCACCGGATCGGTGGGCGGCGGCAAGAAGATGATGGAGATGGCGTCGCGCTCGCTCACCCGCGTGACCCTCGAGCTCGGCGGCAACGACGCGGCCGTCTTCGCCGAGGACGCCATCCTCGACGATACCCACCTGGATCGGCTGTTCGCGGCGATCTACGACACCACCGGCCAGATCTGCATGAACGCCAAGCGCGTGTACGTGCATCGCTCGCGCCTGGACGAGCTCGTCGCCGGCCTCGAGGAGCGGCTGCGCAGGACGGTGCTCGGCTACGGCCTCGACGAGGGCACGACCATGGGGCCGCTGCATCAGCCCGCGCAGAAGGCGTTCGTCGAGGACCTCATCCGCGAGGCGAAGGACTCGGGTGCCGACGTGCGGGAGTTCGGCGAGCTGCCGGGCGGCGACCTGGAGGGCGGCAACTTCGTGCGGCCCGCGCTCGTGATCGATCCCGACCCGTCGCTGCGGGTGGTGACGATGGAGCAGTTCGGCCCGGTCATCCCGATCATCCCGTTCGACGACGAGGAGCAGGCGATCGCGGCCGCGAACAACACGTGGGGCGGGCTGTGCGGCTCGGTCTGGACGGCGTCGCCGGAGACGGCGAAGCGGATCGGCGAGCGCCTGGTGTGCGGGTACGTCTGGGTCAACGACCACGGCGCCACCCGCCTCGACCTGCGCGCGCCGTTCGGCGGCATGAAGCAGTCGGGCTTCGGGCGGGAGCAGGGCATCGAGGGCGTGCGGGCGTTCCAGGACACCCACTCGATCGCCACGATCGACCCGGAGGCGCTCGCGGCGATGGCCCACTGA
- a CDS encoding sugar phosphate isomerase/epimerase family protein encodes MSVRVQSVPRDLDVACHLNVLLAHPSSDLLPAALDALAARGYRRVVLPPVDPDAFDVPAARRTFASRGIAPIPIAGQSLQADVSSADREVREAGLAELRRALDLAVRLGADQLNGVPYGLFGRADEPPTTDAIARSASAVGEVAEEAHERGVRMTFEVLNRYETSMLNTAEQAMAFAERSGSPHLGIHLDTFHMAVEEADMRRAIRAALPRLAFLELGQSGRGPLSAGTVDVEEVVRGALDDGYTGRWGVEAFSAEILSPPARSALAIWRKPFRDGVDLANDAAHVIRTGWARSTVGRRAARLARREAAGLALDRHDY; translated from the coding sequence ATGTCCGTCCGCGTCCAGAGCGTGCCGCGCGACCTCGACGTGGCCTGCCATCTCAACGTGCTCCTCGCGCACCCGTCGTCCGACCTGCTGCCGGCTGCCCTCGATGCGCTCGCGGCGCGCGGGTACCGCCGGGTGGTGCTGCCACCGGTCGATCCCGACGCGTTCGACGTGCCGGCCGCCCGGCGAACGTTCGCGTCGCGCGGCATCGCCCCCATCCCGATCGCCGGACAGTCGCTGCAGGCCGACGTCTCGTCGGCCGATCGCGAGGTGCGCGAGGCCGGTCTCGCCGAGCTGCGCCGAGCGCTGGACCTCGCTGTCCGGCTGGGAGCGGATCAGCTCAACGGGGTTCCGTACGGCCTCTTCGGACGCGCGGACGAGCCGCCCACCACGGATGCGATCGCCCGATCGGCCTCCGCCGTCGGGGAAGTCGCCGAGGAGGCCCACGAGCGCGGCGTCCGCATGACGTTCGAGGTGCTCAATCGCTACGAGACGTCGATGCTCAACACCGCGGAGCAGGCGATGGCGTTCGCGGAGCGCAGTGGCTCGCCCCACCTCGGCATCCACCTCGACACCTTCCACATGGCGGTCGAGGAGGCCGACATGCGGCGCGCGATCCGCGCCGCGCTCCCGCGGCTGGCCTTCTTGGAGCTCGGACAGTCGGGACGCGGTCCCCTCTCCGCGGGCACGGTCGATGTGGAGGAGGTGGTCCGTGGTGCGCTGGACGACGGTTACACCGGCAGGTGGGGCGTCGAAGCCTTCTCGGCCGAGATCCTCTCGCCGCCCGCGCGCAGCGCTCTCGCCATTTGGCGCAAGCCGTTCCGTGACGGCGTCGACCTCGCCAACGACGCCGCACACGTCATCCGGACCGGCTGGGCGCGCAGCACCGTGGGCCGCCGCGCCGCGCGGTTGGCACGTCGCGAGGCCGCCGGTCTCGCGCTGGATCGTCACGACTATTGA
- a CDS encoding SDR family NAD(P)-dependent oxidoreductase: MTLDGKVAIITGGASGIGRATALTFVRKGAKVLVADIDLAKGEEVVAEVEKAGYPGAAVACAVNVAEFTEVEAMVARAVEAFGAVHVIFNNAGIAGGAPLLEHDIEKDYHRLIRIDQDGVYYGILAAGRQMAKQGTGGVIISTSSVYGQQAAELSFTYSAAKAAVISFTRSAAYELAEHGIRAVAITPGRVATPIINQFSEELRATFAAEQMRGVLTDPQEIADVVAFLASDESRVINGTVVNVEDGYSAFKQRLDLPVF; this comes from the coding sequence ATGACACTGGACGGCAAGGTCGCGATCATCACCGGCGGAGCGAGCGGCATCGGACGGGCGACCGCCCTCACCTTCGTCCGCAAGGGAGCCAAGGTGCTTGTCGCGGACATCGATTTAGCCAAGGGCGAGGAGGTCGTCGCGGAGGTGGAGAAGGCGGGCTATCCCGGTGCCGCCGTCGCATGCGCCGTCAACGTGGCGGAGTTCACCGAGGTCGAGGCGATGGTGGCACGGGCGGTCGAGGCGTTCGGCGCCGTCCACGTCATCTTCAATAACGCCGGCATCGCGGGCGGCGCTCCCCTGCTCGAGCACGACATCGAGAAGGACTACCACCGTCTGATCCGCATCGACCAGGACGGCGTCTACTACGGCATCCTCGCTGCCGGACGCCAGATGGCGAAGCAGGGCACGGGCGGCGTCATCATCAGCACCTCGTCGGTGTATGGCCAGCAGGCGGCCGAGCTGTCCTTCACGTACAGCGCGGCGAAGGCCGCCGTCATCTCGTTCACCCGCTCCGCAGCTTACGAGCTCGCCGAGCACGGCATCCGGGCCGTGGCGATCACGCCCGGGCGCGTGGCGACGCCCATCATCAACCAGTTCAGCGAGGAGCTGCGCGCCACGTTCGCGGCCGAGCAGATGCGCGGCGTCCTGACCGACCCGCAGGAGATCGCGGACGTCGTGGCGTTCCTCGCCTCCGACGAGTCGCGCGTCATCAACGGCACCGTCGTGAACGTCGAGGACGGCTACTCGGCCTTCAAGCAGCGTCTCGACCTGCCGGTGTTCTGA
- a CDS encoding sugar ABC transporter substrate-binding protein has protein sequence MHARTTRRLAALAAVAATAALALTGCTVDTGGGATDTTDRENGLGDDGVFTVAAFTAGYATPAGKLAMDHLMEVAPDDWEITLYTSSFDSDKINSDVQTAITQGADVIFAGFPDPRQIAPLVQSAQERGLPIFSIDGGVEANSDFVIDITYSQEEMAALTVGALEEAMGGLEGKNVMVIGHDPHVGIQTRSNLALDMLEEAGAVIAGGEMKQVLDPGTGRTEALNFVADYLQANPDGLDGVWTGWDDAAMGAVQAIEEAGRDDIYVTGADALGEAVAKIREETPFYATLNQDWITVIDELVTMVDEYKESAALPDTEFVGKTPELIDRSNADAFEPKL, from the coding sequence ATGCACGCACGCACCACCCGCCGCCTCGCGGCGCTCGCCGCCGTCGCCGCGACGGCTGCGCTCGCCCTCACCGGCTGCACCGTCGACACCGGCGGCGGAGCCACGGACACGACCGATCGCGAAAACGGGCTCGGCGACGACGGCGTCTTCACGGTCGCCGCCTTCACCGCCGGCTACGCCACGCCGGCGGGCAAGCTCGCCATGGACCACCTCATGGAGGTCGCGCCCGACGACTGGGAGATCACGCTCTACACGAGCTCGTTCGACTCCGACAAGATCAACAGCGACGTCCAGACCGCCATCACCCAGGGCGCCGACGTCATCTTCGCCGGTTTCCCCGACCCTCGCCAGATCGCCCCGCTCGTGCAGTCAGCGCAGGAGCGGGGACTGCCGATCTTCTCCATCGACGGCGGCGTCGAGGCGAACTCGGACTTCGTCATCGACATCACCTACAGCCAGGAGGAGATGGCCGCGCTCACGGTGGGCGCGCTCGAGGAGGCGATGGGCGGCCTCGAGGGCAAGAACGTCATGGTCATCGGCCACGACCCGCACGTGGGCATCCAGACCCGCAGCAACCTCGCGCTCGACATGCTCGAGGAAGCGGGTGCGGTGATCGCCGGCGGCGAGATGAAGCAGGTGCTCGATCCCGGCACGGGACGCACCGAGGCGCTCAACTTCGTCGCCGACTATCTGCAGGCCAACCCGGACGGGCTCGACGGCGTGTGGACCGGCTGGGACGACGCCGCGATGGGCGCGGTGCAGGCCATCGAGGAGGCCGGGCGCGACGACATCTACGTGACGGGCGCCGACGCGCTCGGCGAGGCCGTGGCGAAGATCCGCGAGGAGACGCCCTTCTACGCCACCCTCAACCAGGACTGGATCACCGTCATCGACGAGCTGGTCACGATGGTCGACGAGTACAAGGAGTCCGCGGCGCTGCCCGACACGGAATTCGTCGGCAAGACCCCCGAGCTGATCGATCGCTCCAATGCGGACGCGTTCGAGCCCAAGCTCTGA
- a CDS encoding ABC transporter permease has translation MAQTDTLSIPASQLTRGSFTRYLWQSSTVIALVVLIAVFTIAGRGVFLTPGNLTNIMNQVAILTIIAAAQTVVMVVGDFDLSVGTTATLSGASAAALMLGGVPVPLAILGGLGVGTLIGAINGVLVAFLGLSAFVATLATMTTVAGLALIVTNGTTLYGMPDSFALIGQMRINGIPMPVIYAVLVSVIVWLVLRFTTVGRRWYAIGGNAEVARLSGVAVRPTRFLAFTVAGFLSALGGIVLVSRLTSAGSSTANDLMMFAVAAVFLGMTLLKSGQANIGGTLIGVAIIGIVQNGLNIVGVNTYIQQVLIGIIIVAAVLLSAMKSRD, from the coding sequence ATGGCGCAGACAGACACCCTCAGCATCCCGGCGTCGCAGCTGACGCGCGGGTCGTTCACCCGCTACCTGTGGCAGAGCAGCACGGTCATCGCCCTGGTCGTGCTCATCGCGGTGTTCACCATCGCGGGCCGCGGCGTCTTCCTCACACCGGGCAACCTGACGAACATCATGAACCAGGTGGCGATCCTCACGATCATCGCTGCGGCGCAGACGGTCGTGATGGTCGTAGGCGACTTCGATCTATCGGTGGGGACGACCGCCACGCTCTCCGGCGCCAGCGCCGCGGCGCTCATGCTCGGGGGTGTGCCCGTGCCGCTCGCCATCCTCGGCGGCCTTGGCGTCGGCACACTCATCGGTGCGATCAACGGCGTGCTGGTCGCCTTCCTCGGCCTCAGCGCGTTCGTCGCCACGCTCGCCACCATGACCACCGTCGCGGGCCTCGCGCTCATCGTCACGAACGGCACCACGCTCTATGGCATGCCCGACTCCTTCGCCCTCATCGGCCAGATGCGCATCAACGGCATCCCGATGCCCGTGATCTACGCCGTGCTCGTGTCGGTGATCGTCTGGCTGGTGCTGCGATTCACCACGGTGGGTCGTCGCTGGTATGCGATCGGCGGCAACGCCGAGGTGGCCCGGCTCTCCGGGGTGGCCGTGCGGCCGACGCGATTCCTGGCGTTCACCGTGGCGGGCTTCCTATCGGCGCTCGGGGGCATCGTGCTCGTGAGCCGGCTCACGAGCGCGGGGTCGTCGACCGCCAACGACCTCATGATGTTCGCCGTCGCCGCGGTCTTCCTCGGCATGACACTGCTGAAGTCCGGCCAGGCGAACATCGGCGGCACGCTCATCGGCGTCGCGATCATCGGCATCGTCCAGAACGGCCTGAACATCGTCGGGGTCAACACCTACATCCAGCAGGTGCTCATCGGCATCATCATCGTCGCCGCCGTGCTGCTGTCGGCGATGAAGAGCCGCGATTGA
- a CDS encoding sugar ABC transporter ATP-binding protein produces MTLASEVATSVIPALEVHGITKHFDGVQALRGVDLAVRPGEIHALLGENGAGKSTLIKIITGLHRQDEGEVRVGGEPTDFAGVRAANKAGVVALYQELSIVPTISVAENIVLGEGAPSTFGFVRWGELNRRARAQLERLDQRIPLRRLAGSLSPVQQTMVAVARALSIDARVLILDEPTAALTDTEIADLFQVLRGLRDEGVAIVYVSHRLEEVFELCDRLTVMRNGRTIVTKPVAESSIDDVISTMVGREQSELYPERGTATDEVSVRVSDLSGNRVQDVSFEARRGEVLGVGGLAGSGRSELLRLLAGAQRRTAGAIELGGKPLSRQGVGAALEAGIALVPEERRSQGVILSAPIAENVALANLTSVSPGGVVSGRRVAALARNAIEKLQIKTSGIRQPVGQLSGGNQQKVVLAKMLARNPRVLLMDEPTRGIDVGTKAEIYRLMRALAAQGTTIIAVSSELPELIGISDRILVMHDGRVAGELDAAAATDEEILTHAYGRDA; encoded by the coding sequence GTGACGCTCGCGAGCGAGGTGGCGACGTCGGTCATCCCGGCGCTCGAGGTGCACGGCATCACCAAGCACTTCGACGGCGTGCAGGCCCTGCGCGGGGTGGACCTCGCGGTGCGGCCGGGCGAGATCCACGCGCTCCTCGGTGAGAACGGCGCGGGCAAATCCACCCTCATCAAGATCATCACCGGCCTGCACCGGCAGGACGAGGGCGAGGTGCGGGTGGGAGGCGAGCCCACGGACTTCGCCGGGGTACGCGCCGCGAACAAGGCGGGCGTCGTGGCCCTCTACCAGGAGCTCTCCATCGTGCCGACGATCAGCGTCGCGGAGAACATCGTGCTCGGGGAGGGAGCGCCGTCGACGTTCGGCTTCGTGCGCTGGGGCGAGCTCAACCGCCGCGCCCGGGCGCAGCTCGAGCGGCTCGATCAGCGCATTCCGCTGCGACGGCTCGCCGGGTCTCTCTCCCCCGTTCAGCAGACGATGGTCGCGGTGGCAAGGGCGCTGTCGATCGATGCGCGCGTGCTCATCCTCGACGAGCCGACCGCGGCGCTGACGGACACCGAGATCGCGGACCTGTTCCAGGTGCTGCGCGGCCTGCGGGACGAGGGCGTGGCGATCGTCTACGTCTCGCACCGGCTCGAGGAGGTCTTCGAGCTGTGCGATCGCCTCACGGTGATGCGCAACGGCCGCACGATCGTCACGAAGCCGGTGGCCGAGTCCTCGATCGACGACGTCATCTCCACGATGGTCGGCCGCGAGCAGAGCGAGCTCTATCCCGAGCGCGGCACCGCGACCGACGAGGTGTCCGTGCGTGTCTCCGACCTCTCGGGCAACCGTGTGCAGGACGTCTCGTTCGAGGCGCGCCGCGGCGAGGTGCTCGGCGTCGGCGGCCTGGCGGGATCCGGGCGGAGCGAGCTGCTGCGCCTGCTCGCCGGCGCCCAGAGGCGCACCGCGGGGGCGATCGAGCTCGGCGGCAAGCCGCTCTCCCGTCAGGGTGTGGGAGCTGCACTGGAGGCGGGCATCGCCCTGGTGCCGGAGGAGCGCCGCAGCCAGGGCGTAATCCTCTCCGCTCCGATCGCGGAGAACGTCGCCCTCGCGAACCTCACGAGCGTCAGCCCTGGCGGTGTGGTCTCCGGGCGTCGTGTCGCGGCGCTTGCGCGCAACGCCATCGAGAAGCTGCAGATCAAGACGAGCGGCATCCGCCAGCCCGTCGGCCAGCTCTCTGGCGGCAACCAGCAGAAGGTCGTGCTCGCCAAGATGCTCGCCCGAAATCCGCGCGTCCTGCTCATGGACGAGCCCACCCGCGGCATCGACGTGGGCACGAAGGCAGAGATCTATCGGCTCATGCGGGCGCTCGCGGCGCAGGGCACCACGATCATCGCCGTCAGCAGCGAACTGCCGGAACTCATCGGCATCTCCGATCGGATCCTCGTGATGCATGACGGCCGGGTGGCGGGCGAGCTCGACGCCGCCGCCGCGACCGACGAGGAGATCCTCACGCACGCATACGGAAGGGACGCCTGA
- a CDS encoding zinc-dependent alcohol dehydrogenase: MKTVAVTRIGSLRDPDESTRGRIGVVDLPEPALGPEDVRIRVAYAAICGSDPHLAEGFFGTDVPIGLGHEISGVVEALGDRATRSGLRVGDRVAGNFLRFCGSCRPCQEGKQQFCENIQEYNRPGMAETLTWHESQVYRLPDDVSLLRGCLLEPISVAVRIADKTRVRVGDRVAICGGGPIGQLALQVMKRHGATSLTLIEPIAERRDMALRHGAEFVIDPIAEDQQARAAEITQGRGYDVVIDASGSPHAVRGLLDVAAKGATVVYGAMYPERYELPLNLSDYLYLKELTLTGVFVSPYAFPRALQLLPHLELDELTQAVFDIDDAEEAFAVHVSGRFPKVVIRCNDIDDGTAS; encoded by the coding sequence ATGAAGACCGTCGCCGTCACGAGGATCGGCAGCCTGCGCGATCCCGACGAGTCCACCCGCGGCCGCATCGGCGTGGTGGACCTCCCTGAGCCCGCCCTCGGCCCCGAGGACGTGCGGATCCGCGTGGCGTACGCCGCGATCTGCGGATCCGATCCGCACCTCGCCGAGGGATTCTTCGGCACCGACGTGCCGATCGGCCTCGGCCACGAGATCTCCGGCGTGGTGGAGGCCCTCGGCGACCGCGCCACCCGGAGCGGCCTGAGGGTCGGCGATCGGGTCGCGGGCAACTTCCTGCGCTTCTGCGGCAGCTGCCGACCGTGCCAGGAGGGGAAGCAGCAGTTCTGCGAGAACATCCAGGAGTACAACCGGCCGGGGATGGCCGAGACGCTCACCTGGCACGAGTCGCAGGTGTACCGGCTGCCCGACGACGTCTCGCTGCTGCGGGGCTGCCTGCTCGAGCCCATCTCGGTGGCCGTGCGCATCGCGGACAAGACGCGGGTGCGGGTCGGCGATCGCGTGGCCATCTGCGGCGGCGGGCCGATCGGGCAACTCGCGCTGCAGGTCATGAAGCGCCATGGCGCCACGTCGCTCACGCTCATCGAGCCGATCGCCGAGCGCCGCGACATGGCGCTGCGGCACGGCGCGGAGTTCGTGATCGACCCGATCGCCGAGGATCAGCAGGCGCGCGCCGCCGAGATCACCCAGGGACGCGGGTACGACGTGGTCATCGACGCCTCGGGTTCGCCGCACGCCGTGCGCGGGCTGCTCGACGTCGCGGCGAAGGGCGCCACCGTGGTGTACGGCGCGATGTACCCCGAGCGGTACGAGTTGCCGCTGAACCTGTCGGACTACCTGTATCTGAAGGAGCTCACCCTCACGGGCGTCTTCGTCTCGCCCTACGCGTTCCCGCGGGCCCTCCAGCTGCTGCCGCACCTGGAGCTGGACGAGCTCACGCAGGCGGTCTTCGACATCGACGACGCGGAGGAGGCGTTCGCGGTGCACGTCTCGGGCCGCTTCCCGAAGGTGGTCATCCGCTGCAACGACATCGACGACGGGACGGCATCGTGA
- a CDS encoding transketolase family protein encodes MPVTFTFGEMLSARSVIGSTLAELGATHDNLWVITPDIGATLVEFRDTYPDRFVDVGLAEQVSVGIAAGLAYDGNIPVVSGMLPFLSMRALEQVRTDVCYPNLPVKIIGTHGGLVGNGGSTHYAVEDLSLMCSLTNMTVTSIGDPVMVGEVIRQSMDMQGPIYIRLAVGKKDMVLYEPGQHEIRIGKGIVARDGSDVTLFTHGTTVAQALTAAEQLADDGISVRVVDMWTLKPIDADLIERCASETGGRFVVLEDHLAYGGLATRVADVVADRGIALTSFERLGIPQVYAGFGEDEQLRDKHGYGLTATVDALRRAVAPVPATA; translated from the coding sequence ATGCCCGTCACCTTCACCTTCGGGGAGATGCTCTCCGCCCGATCCGTCATCGGGTCAACCCTCGCCGAGCTCGGCGCGACGCACGACAACCTCTGGGTCATCACGCCCGACATCGGCGCGACCCTCGTGGAGTTCCGCGACACGTACCCCGACCGCTTCGTCGACGTGGGGCTCGCGGAGCAGGTGAGCGTGGGGATCGCCGCGGGCCTCGCGTACGACGGCAACATCCCGGTTGTGTCCGGCATGCTGCCCTTCCTGTCGATGCGTGCGCTCGAGCAGGTCCGCACGGACGTCTGCTACCCGAACCTGCCGGTCAAGATCATCGGCACCCACGGCGGGCTCGTCGGCAACGGCGGATCGACGCACTACGCGGTCGAGGACCTGTCGCTGATGTGCTCGCTCACGAACATGACCGTCACCTCGATCGGCGACCCGGTCATGGTCGGCGAGGTGATCCGCCAGTCGATGGACATGCAGGGGCCGATCTACATCCGACTCGCCGTCGGCAAGAAGGACATGGTCCTGTACGAGCCCGGCCAGCACGAGATCCGCATCGGCAAGGGCATCGTCGCCCGCGACGGCTCCGACGTCACCCTCTTCACGCACGGCACCACGGTGGCCCAGGCGCTGACGGCGGCCGAGCAGCTCGCCGATGACGGCATCTCCGTGCGCGTGGTCGACATGTGGACCCTCAAGCCGATCGACGCGGACCTCATCGAGCGCTGTGCGAGCGAGACCGGCGGCCGGTTCGTGGTGCTCGAGGACCACCTGGCCTATGGCGGCCTGGCGACGCGGGTCGCCGACGTCGTGGCGGATCGCGGCATCGCCCTCACGTCGTTCGAGCGCCTCGGCATCCCGCAGGTCTACGCCGGCTTCGGCGAGGACGAGCAGCTGCGCGACAAGCACGGCTACGGCCTGACCGCCACCGTGGACGCCCTGCGCCGCGCCGTGGCGCCGGTCCCGGCGACGGCGTGA